The Natribaculum luteum genome contains the following window.
CGGCAACGCGGACGTGACCGGGAGTGAACGCCTCGGCTACGACGCAGACGATGTCGCGTCGGTCGCCGACGGTGCAGACCTCGGCCTCGGGTGTGGAAATCCGAAGGCGTTTGCCGAGATGACGGCCGGCGAGACAGTGCTCGACCTTGGCTCCGGTGCCGGCTTCGACTGCTTCCTCGCTGCACAGGAGGTCGGCCCAGACGGCGACGTCATCGGTGTCGACATGACACCAGAGATGGTCTCGAAAGCGAGGGAAAACGTCACGAAGAACGACACCGACAACGTCGAGTTCCGCCTTGGCGAGATCAGTCACCTTCCCGTTGCCGACGCGACCGTCGATGTCGTCATCTCGAACTGCGTCGTCAACCTCGCCCCCGAAAAACAACGCGTGTTCGACGACGCCTACCGTGTCCTCAAGCCTGGCGGCCGTGTCGCCATCTCAGACGTCGTTCAAACCGCACCGTTCCCCGACGACATCAGGATGGACCCGGACTCGCTAACTGGCTGCGTCGCCGGGGCGTCAACCATCGACGCCCTTGAAGCGATGCTCGACAGTGCTGGCTTCGAAGCAATCGAGATAGCGCCCAAGGACGAGAGCACTGAGTTCATCAGCGACTGGGACGCTGATCGCGACCTCGGTGACTACCTCGTTTCCGCCACTATCGAGGCCCGAAAACCAGCATACGACACATGACCGACCAGCAGGTACGGACGGTCCTGACCACTTCACCACTCCTACAGACACGTTAAACGTAATCCTACAAATTGAGGAGGAGTAAATGAGACTGGTGCTCTCAATGACATATGATGTAGCTATCGAGAGCGGCGCTCAGGTTACCGCTCGTCCGAGCGCATGATGCCGATTGCGCCTGCGCTACGGTTTGTCTTGATGGAACTCGTCAAACAGACCCTCGACGCGCCGCTCCGCGTCGAAAGCAAGGCGTAGGCTCGCGGAAGCCTACGAGGACTTGCGTAACAAGTTCAAAGACTTCCGTGAGAAACTCGCCCGCGCATACACTCGAGAGTACGACGCTGTATTTCTCGAAGACTTGAACACTCGCGGCCTGCTCCGCTTGTCGTCGAACGAGCGGAACATCGCGTTGATGTCGTGGTTCGAGACGATTCAAACGTTCGAACGCCACGGGCGGAAGCACGGTTGCCACGTCGAAACCGTACCGCCGGAGGGAACGACGAAGCGGTGCGCGGTGTGTGACGTGGAAACGGCGAAGCCATTGTGGGTTCGTGAGCATTCATGTCCCGCGTGTGGGTTTGAAGCAGATAGGGACAAGAACGCGGCGTACAACGTTCAAAAGCTTGGGTTGGACGAGTTGGGTGCCGACTATTCGCTTTCTGAAGTAGGTCTGGGAGAGACGGCACTGATGGGATGAAAGCCTGTAAGCCCCCACGCATGGATGAAAGACCGGGGTGGTAAAGGCTAACAACTAGACAGCGCGTAGTATGGCGATTCACCAGAGCCCCAGAGTTTATTTTCCCCTCAATGGGTGAGGGGTTCGCCGTGCTGGCGAATCTCCAGAGAACTGGTGACGAAACATGGCGACGAGAGACATCTACGAAACGAACTTCGACGAGGACGTCCAGACAAACTCCAGCCCGAATCCGTGTCCGGAATGCGATGGCCGGGTCACGACCAATTCGGTCGAAACAATCTGCGAGGACTGTGGGCTCGTTGTTGACGAGCAACAGATCGACCACGGCCCTGAATGGAGAACTCACGATCGGGACCAGCGAAAGCGGACGGGTGCCCCACTCACCGCGGCACGTCATGACCGAGGGCTCTCAACTGAAATCGGTCACGGGAAAGATGCGAACGGTAACGAACTCTCCGGGCAAAAGCGCCAGCGGTTATCCCGAATGCGGCGTGAACAGATTCGTGGTCGGTTTCAGTCGAAAGCCGAGCGAGTAGTTGGATAGCGATTTGCCGTCAGACCGATTTCGTAGCAGTCTCATGAATGGTCTCTCAATGGTGAATCAAGTGTGTCGCTGGGGGTTAGCGGATCGCTGGAATCGATAGATTCCACGATCCGCACCGAGAACAGTACGCATCTCCGCCAGCAACTCGTCGTCAAAGAGCTTGAGAACCGACTTCTTCGTCGTCAGATCACTGCAAAACAACAGCAGATCGAACAACTTGAGGCTCGCCTCAAGCGGTACGAAAACCCAAACACACCTCCCAGTAAGCAGGGTGGCGTGGCTGGATCACCTGGCAACGATGACAGCGACGAGGAAGAGAACGAAGACCAAGGGGACGACGCTGGCGGCGACGCTGACGCCGCCAGCGGCTCCTCTCCAGGACGTGACGAAGGTCACGAAGGAACAACTCGACCGCCTCCGGAACCAGAGGAGACTATTCGAGTCGATCAGGGATATTGCCCAGACTGTGAGCAAATCCTCTCTAACCCGGACAGCTACATCTCACGGACGATTATCGACATACCTCTCCCTATTCCAACCACTGTCGTCGAGTACGAACTCGGCAAACACCGCTGTTCCTGTGGAAACGAAGTCGTTGCTGAACATCCAGACTGCCCGGAAACCGGGCGGTTTGGGCCAAATATCATGGCCCAAACCGCCCTCGGTAGGTTCCATCAGCGACTTCCAAACCGTAAACAGGCGGAGCTGTTTGACTGGGAACTCGATACACCCATCTCTCATCGGACGATCTACAACCTGACCAAGCGGGTCGCAGACCGGCTGCGACCCGCGTATGACGATGTCAAAGCCCGTATTCAGGAAAGTGACGTCGTCTACTGCGATGAAACGGGATTTCCTGTTGACGGAGAGCAACACTGGGCGTGGACGTTCGTTACTGACGAAGAAGTGCTGTTCTGGGTTGATGAGAGTCGTGGAAGTCAGGTGTTAGAGGACGTCCTCGGCGAGGACTTCGCCGAGGACTCAACGCTCAGCTGTGAC
Protein-coding sequences here:
- a CDS encoding RNA-guided endonuclease InsQ/TnpB family protein, translated to MRNKFKDFREKLARAYTREYDAVFLEDLNTRGLLRLSSNERNIALMSWFETIQTFERHGRKHGCHVETVPPEGTTKRCAVCDVETAKPLWVREHSCPACGFEADRDKNAAYNVQKLGLDELGADYSLSEVGLGETALMG
- a CDS encoding arsenite methyltransferase; the encoded protein is MNNDTDTVAGDRDPEETREMVRERYGTIASDGQDCCGDVGIDVTDDGGCCGGNADVTGSERLGYDADDVASVADGADLGLGCGNPKAFAEMTAGETVLDLGSGAGFDCFLAAQEVGPDGDVIGVDMTPEMVSKARENVTKNDTDNVEFRLGEISHLPVADATVDVVISNCVVNLAPEKQRVFDDAYRVLKPGGRVAISDVVQTAPFPDDIRMDPDSLTGCVAGASTIDALEAMLDSAGFEAIEIAPKDESTEFISDWDADRDLGDYLVSATIEARKPAYDT